A segment of the Denticeps clupeoides chromosome 2, fDenClu1.1, whole genome shotgun sequence genome:
atatatatatatatatatatatataatttatttttttttatttaaaaatataaatagtcAATatctagtttatttttttataataggTTATGTTGTTTGGCTGTTGTGTTATTCCAATCTGTTCTAtgatttaacaaaaagtggccGGACAGACATATGTGTTATAATATGTATATTCTCTACATGATCTGAGAATTTAGACCAATCTGGTTATCCTTGATCTGAATTTTCTATTTAACAATGGTAagtaattgtctttttttccattttccgcACAGAATGTCTTTTCCACTGTGAATGCCTTTATACCATTTTGCTACATCAGGGGTTTACAGACAAAAGAACATACCTATCCTTTGAACATGGTTGTGTATATAAGTAAGGGTTAAACAGGCATGGTTAGTGAAGCAATTTCTCTCACACAGCTCTGAAAAATGAGTACCTCCAGCAGCCCCAGCAACATGAACATGGGAAGAGTAAGTGCAATTTGACCTTGACAAAGAAATATACAATGTGTACACAATGTTCATGTTGTGTAATAATCCATTTTTCAGGTCACCTTCTACGAGGACAGGAACTTCATGGGACGTTCCTGGGACTGTATGGGCGACTGCGCCGACATGCACTCCTACATGAGCCGTTGCCACTCCTGCAGGGTGCACAGTGGCTGCTTCATGGCTTATGATGGAGCCAACTACATGGGTAACAGCTACTTCATGAGGAGGGGCGAGTACGGCgactacatgaacatgtttggaTGGAACAACTGCATCAGATCCTGCCGCTATATCCCCATGGTAAATATGATGACTCATGTGTTGCAAAGATGCAGAAATGTATTTCACGAAACATTAACAATATTATGAACCATGTCAATCTTCTTTGGTCCCGGTTAAACAGTACAGAGGAAACTACAGAATGAGGATCTACGATAGAAATGACTTCGGAGGCCAGATGCACGAGTTCATGGACGACTGTGACAACTGCATGGACCGCTACCGCATGAACGGCTGcatgtcctgtcatgtgatggACGGCCACTGGCTCATGTACGAGCAGCCCCACTACAGAGGCAGGATGTGGTACTTCGGACCTGGAGAGTACAGGAACTTCATGAATATGGGCTGGGGCAACATGCGCTTCATGAGCATGAGGCGTGTCATGGATTCCTGGTACTAAAATATTACAATTCCATGTAAtacttacaaaataaaaaccactaAACAATGATTGATTGGTCATATTTATTCCAAGCACACATACGTATGTAATGAATCCAGAATTCTTATAGATGTGCGGATAGGACACAGGCACAACACTGGGAACAGAAGAAAGAAGTACTAGAGCCTGAAatcatagattaaaaaaaaaaaaagaccttgtAATACAGAACTATTAAAACAGTATCTGACAGAGagtgcattttaattaaaacaacttTTAATCATTTTCCTTTGCTCTCCTGAAAACTGCTGCTGGCAATCCACAATCATAAGCACCTTCCTCAGCAGGAGCTTAAAACAACAGATGTAAACCCCATCTACTCTCGAATGGTTTTCTTGGATGGAACtagatacatttttatttccaattTATTTCATTGTAAATCTTAGACCTCATATATTGAATATAATTTTGAGTTGAATACAATTTTTCTAGAACATAGGCATAGTATGCGTCATAAAAATGCTGATCTGAGTGTAaattatatctttttttatttgacatattAATGGAAATTCTGAAATGTCTTAATGGAAATTCTGAAACCTTTTCAAACAGCTATACATTCGGATAATCTACAGAATACCTTGACCTGTGGAATGGTGCAGAGCATGATGAAAGCATTGCAGCGCTCCTCCAGCTGATTTGTCCATTTCACGCTCAGCTGGACATCTTGTCCCAGGCTGATGGACTGAGAATTTCTGCTAAATGACACTGGCTTCCCACAATGGCTGCATACTGCGGCAGTCTTCAAATAAGCTTCTCCTTGTGACAACAGAAAAGCCTTTGGATGAAAAACACGTTTCGCAGATCTGGCttattatttttgtctgtttgttcaGCATGCGTAATCACATGATCGCGGTGGGACACAGGGATATAGCAGTGGCCTACCTCAGCCAATCATGACTCCATCTGCAAGATGCCTGGCCCTCTCCAGGTCATTCTGATATTCATGATATTGCTGTAGTCTCTTGGCCAGTGGTAAAAAGAAGACAGGTCTGCTAGAGTCAAATTGTGAGGATCTAAATAGGATGACAGATTCATTTTTGCTTGTGGAAGCCCCAAGGCGGATGGCATTTTAAATTGACGGCATCAGAAGTTTGTTATCAGAACACGCAACCAGCTTTGAGCTGTTGAGGCAGAGACTCCTCAAGAACCTCAAACGTGTCTGGTGGTTCTTTAGAACCAAGATATTAGCAGGAGATCCTTTTAGTCCTGAAAGATCTGAGAGGATTTCTTTATGATTGTGATCTGAGATATTTGGAGGCCAAATCAGCCCGCTGGGAATACCAATTCTGTTTATGTTCAAAAGACCATCCACATCATCCTCAGAGCAGACAACCTTCTTCCACTGTGTCATGGTCCACAGATACgttccccatacactgctccttGGATGCCATTCACTTATCCTATGGACactgaaccgtgtgctgtgctgctgtgtatcacatgtgacaatcacttcacttcactgactAGAGTTTCATGGCTTGGGGTGACTTGCTAGACTTCTTCTTATTGACCTCTCCTCTATATGGCTCATCTTCATGTCAAAGTCACCAGTCAGTTCCAGTGTCTCAACATGAACGTTTTTAGCAAATTGTAAAAAGAGCTTTATTTGGATTTAACAATTCTGTAGAAAGTGAAGATGGCcttaaaattaacatttaatgcaTTAGTTCTGaatagggagagagaaaggtgCTCTGGGGCTATGTCCTTTTCATAGAAACAAAAATAGTACATAAATGTTTAATCTGAAATAgtcttatttaaaatgaaaaataagctTGATTCCAAGATAATGGCCGTGTGGCACATACtagacacacatgcaaaatcCTGAAGGTACTGGCGTTTTTCCACACCAAACTTTGTAGCATAGAGACTGAACACCCTTTTGTCTATCGTACATTTTATCTTCACCTCTCTGTGGACCTTAGTTTCACCTGCTGAGTTGACTGTTTGCAGACAATAGGGgggcttttttttgggggtctGGTCAAGTATAAAAGTAAAGGTAAATCCAGCAGGAGGACAGTTCAGTGCTAGCAGCGAACCAGCTCTGAAAAATGAGTAACACCAGCAGCCCCACCAACATGAACATGGGC
Coding sequences within it:
- the LOC114784615 gene encoding gamma-crystallin M2-like — translated: MNMGRVTFYEDRNFMGRSWDCMGDCADMHSYMSRCHSCRVHSGCFMAYDGANYMGNSYFMRRGEYGDYMNMFGWNNCIRSCRYIPMYRGNYRMRIYDRNDFGGQMHEFMDDCDNCMDRYRMNGCMSCHVMDGHWLMYEQPHYRGRMWYFGPGEYRNFMNMGWGNMRFMSMRRVMDSWY